In the genome of Lactobacillus intestinalis, the window TCATGAAGATCAAATCAATATCTTCATTACTTAATAAACTAGATAAATTCATTGCAGCTTGAACTTTACCAATTCCACTCAGACCAAGGTAAATATCATTACCATTAACAGAAAAATGTTCGAAAGCAGTAGTTCCGAACATTTTCTTATCTTCCGAGTTGAAATTATTGCGGTAATAAGCTGCCTCAATTTCCATTGGGACAATAATCGCAATTTTCATAATTTTCCTCGATTCAATTACAAATGAAATAGTGCTAATAACACTAAAATGATCAAAATGAACACTATCAAAATAGCACTATTCAATCTCTTTTTCAAACGCAGACCTTTCTCTTCATTAAACGTTCTTTTTTCTTCTTTCGGGCTAAAAATTGGTTCACCATTACCTTTAAGTGAACGACGCTCTAACTTTTCGTCTGTTTTATCTCGCTTAAATCCAGGTACAACATCTACATTATTATCTTTAGGTTCATTATCATCAACAAAAGCAGATCTCACCTTATCAAAAACAGATTTCTGAGATGATTTGCGTTGCTTCTTTTGATACTCAGATCTTTTTTCAGTCATTTTCTTTCTTAGAAGGAGCTCCAGTTAATAGCATATTTTCCCATAGAGCAATTGCATAAAGCGTTTTTGCATCGACTATTTTCTTTTCAGCAACTAACTTTTTCAATTCTTCTAAGCTATACCAATGAGTAGTTAAAAATTCATCAGAGTCTAACGAACGCTTTTCTTCTAACTTAGTTAAAGTATCACAGTAGAAAAGATACATCTTTTCATCTGTAAAACCTAGAGAAGAATAAAATTCAGTAATTTCTTCCCAATAATCGGCTTGATAACCGCCCTCTTCATTAAGTTCACGCTTCATAGCGTCAAGAGGGGTAGCATCAGTAGAATCAATTAATCCAGCCGGTATTTCTAAAGTTAATTGTTTTATTGGCTCACGCCATTGCTCAACTAAAAGCATTTTTTTATCTTTATTAATAGCAATCACACCAGCTGCTGGGCGATGCTTAATGACTTCTCTAGTAGAAGTTTCACCATTTGGCAACTCAATGGTTCTCACTGATAAATCAACTATCCTACCTTTAAAGATATGTTGCGAAGAAATCTCTGTTTCTTTTAAATCCATAGCGTCCCTCTCTTTTAGGCTAAGTAGACATTAACGCATTGTAAGCCATTCTTTCCTTGCGCTAACTGAAATTCTACTCTTTGACCTACTTCAAGGCGTTTATAACCTTCTTCTTTGATAGCAGTATAAAATACAAAATAGGATTTATGGTTTTGATCATCTTCGATAAAACCATAACTACTCCCTTTATCAAATTGTTTTACAGTTCCCAAACGCATTATTTCTCAAGTCCTTCTTGAACTGCTTCTGGGTAATCCTCTTCAACAATCTCAGCACAACGACCACAAAGCATTGGAAGTTTAGGATCTACTCCAATATCAGTTCTAATCATACGGCAACGTGGACAAACTTCTCCGTCGGCGTGCTTAACAACAATAGCAGCATTCTTCAATTTTTCAGCATCTTCTGGTGCTTCTTCATCAGAAATTGTAAGATCAGAGACAATCAAAATCTGTCTAAAATCAGCATTAAGTTCATCTAGCATTGCTTTAGTTTCTTTATCAGGGTAAATAGTTACGGCAGCTTCAAATGACTTACCAATTAATTTTTGGTTTCTTGCATCTTCAAGAGCCTTCAAAACATCATCACGCAAGCTCATAAACTTAGACCAGTTTTCAAGCAATTCGTCGCTATTTTCGTAGGTTTCAACCTCTGGCATATTAGCAAGTTGAACATATTCTTCATCTTCCTTGAGGAAGCCCCAAATTTCTTCCATAGTATGTGGCAAAATTGGAGTTAAAATTTTAGCCAACTTAACTGCAGCATCATAAATTACAGTTTGCATTGAACGACGAGCATGACTGTTCTTTGCTTCGATGTATAGAACATCCTTGGCAAAGTCTAAGTAAAATGCAGATAAGTCATTAGAAATGAACTTAAAGATCTTCTTATAAACAGTAGTGAAGTCAAACTTATTATAAGCATCCAAACTTTCTTTAATCAAATTATTAAGCTTAACTTCCATGTATTGATCTACTGATCTTAATTCATTATAAGCTACACGATTTTCCTTTGGATCAAAATCACTAGTGTTAGCAAGCATATAACGGAAAGTATTTCTAATTTTACGGTAACTTTCTGATGCTTGCTTCAAGATATCATAAGAAACTGCAACGTCTGAAGTGGTATCAGCTTGAGCTACCCAAAGACGAATAATTTCAGCACCCATCTTCTTGATGACATCATTTGGTGAAATTACATTACCAAGTGACTTAGACATCTTGTGACCCTTATCATCAAGTACGAATCCTTGAGACAAAACTTCTTTATATGGAGCCAGACCAGTAACTGCAACTGAGGTAATCAAACTTGAGTTAAACCAACCACGGTATTGGTCACTACCTTCAAGGTAAAGATCAGCTGGGAAATTGAGACCATCTCTGTATTTCATTACACCAGCCCAAGAAGAACCAGAATCAAACCAAACATCTAAGATATCAGTTTCTTTTCTAAATTTACCATTTGGTGAATGTTCTGACTTAAATCCTTCTGGAAGTAGTTCTTCTGCAGTATGAGTATACCAAGCATTAGAACCTTCTTTTTCAAAGATTTGAGCCACATGTTCGATAGTTTCAGGAGTAACAATTGGAGTATCGTCTTCGGCATAGAAAATTGGAAGTGGTACACCCCATGCACGTTGACGAGAAATTACCCAATCACCACGATCTTTGATCATATTGTAAAGACGAGTTTTACCCCATGAAGGAATAAATTCTGATTTTTCAATTTGATCTAAGATTTGATCTCTAAACTTATCGATTGAAGCAAACCATTGAGTAGTTGCACGGTAAATAACTGGCTTCTTAGTACGCCAATCATGTGGGTAGGAGTGTGTAAAGAAGCTAAGCTTAAGGAGTGCTCCTGCCTTTTCAAGCTTATCAGCCACAACTTTGTTAGCATCGTCATAAAACATACCAACAAGATCTGGATCAGGAACTTCTTCAGTAAATCTACCTTGAGCATCCATTGGACTGAAAACTGGCAAACCATAACGACGACCTACATTGTAGTCATCTTCACCAAAACCAGTAGCATTGTGAACCAAGCCAGTACCATCATCATCAGTAACATAAGTATCATTCATCACAAGACCAGTTACATCATAAAGTGGGTGTTGGTAAGTCATTCTATCAAAGTCAGTACCTTTTAAGGTCTTAAGAACTTTGTAGTCTTTCCAACCTAAATCTTCTGCAACTGCTGCTAAGCGATCTGCTCCAATGACGTATTTTTTACCGTTTACTTCTACTACTGAGTAATCAAACTTAGGATTTACAGTAATTCCGACGTTACTTGGAATTGTCCATGGAGTAGTAGTCCAAATTACCAAAGAAGTATCACTATCTAAAATTCCTTTACCATCTTTAATTGGGAAAGCAACATAAATTCGAGGAGATTTAATATCATGATATTCCACTTCAGCTTCAGCTAAAGTTGATTCACTTGACCATGACCAGTAAACTGGCTTCTTACCCTTGTAAATGTAACCCTTCTTAAACATTTCACCAAAGACGCGAATTTCTTCAGCTTCAAATTCAGGTTGAAGGGTAATATATGGATGCTTCCAATCAGCCATTACGCCAAGACGCTTAAAGTCGGCCATTTGCTTTTGAATTTGTTCTTCCGCAAATTGACGACATAATTCACGATACTTCGCGCGATCCATAGTCTTACGATCTACGCCTTTTTTAGCCAATTGTTGTTCTACTGGAAGGCCGTGAGTATCCCAACCAGGTACGTATGGTGCATAGTAGCCATCCATATTTTTGAAGCGAACAATAATATCTTTAGAGATCTTGTTCAAAGCATGACCCATGTGAATATTACCATTAGCAAATGGAGGGCCATCATGTAAGTCAAAACGAGGTTTACCTTCGTTAAGTTTTAATCTTTGTTCATATAAATCATTGTCTTCCCATTGCTTTTGCCATTCGGCTTCACGAACTGGAAGATTTCCACGCATTTTAAACTTAGTCTTGCCTAAGTTCAATGTATCTTTAATTCTCATTCAACTATTCCTTTCTAAAATAAAAACCTCACCCTAAATTAGGGCGAGGTTAATCGTGGTACCACCTAAATTGAGTATAAAAACTCCACTTAAATAATTGCGTATCATGCAATAAAACGCTTAGACCAATTAGGCAGCTGATCAACTCTTGGGCTCTTATACTAACCTCTCACCATCGTTAGTTCGCTGCAATTGCCTGCAAGTTTTACTGTCAGTCTAATTATTTATCTTTATAATCATCCGGAAAAACAATTGTAGTTCCTGAGCGCTTCTTTGGCGCTGGTTTAGGAACGTCAACTTGTTCAGTATCCGGACTATCCCCTGTCATCGGCTTAGGTTCTTCTTCACCTTCACTAGGGTCTTGGTATGAGTTTACGTCATCTGGTGCCTGCTTGTCAACATCATCTTGCTCAATTACTTCATCATCGTCATCTTCGACATCTTCATCATCAGCCACCGGGATAGGTTCTGATCCATCATCTGGATAAAAACGATCAGTCTTAAAATATTGGTCTAAAGCCTGTTGCCATTCATCATCATTTAAATTATCAATTTGCTTTTGAAGCATAGCCTGCATATGAGACCGAAATTCGCCAATTTCTTGTTTCAAGCGTTTGTAATCATCAGCAATGACATCTTTTTGTTGCTTTTCATAATTAGCATCAATAATTGCTTGTTCTTTAGCATTATTGACAATATCATCTGCTTCTTGATGTGCCTTTTCTTTAATTATATCGGCTGCTTCTTGAGCTGATATCAAAGAATCTTGAAGTTGTTTTCTTTTTTCATCATAAGCGTCTGCTTTTTCTTGCAATTGTTCTACTTTAGTATTTAAGGAAACGATTTCATTCTTTAAATCAACCACTTCATCCAATGCATCCCCGTAATTATCGACAATTTTATCTAAAAAACTATCTACTTCGTAGCGATCATATCCATTTCGACCACGACGTTTAAATTCTTTATTATGAATATCCATTGGCGTTAATTGATCTACTTGTGTTTTTTCGTCTGCCAAAGTTTTAGCACCACCTTATATTTACCTTTTTTGGTTGCTGAGATATTCGAGATTACAATTCTTCCAAAATGTCTTAAACTCACAATATCGTTTACATTAACCATTATATTAGAATCTTGAATTTCGTGCCAATTTAATTTTACCAGTTTACTATCAATTGCTTTTTGAATTTGGCCTCTACTATCCTTGCTAATTCCAGCAAGAAACGCATCAATTCTCAAAGAGTTGATAATAATATTCTTTTCTAAAGAATCATCTTGAGGTATTAAAACATCTTTAAAAGAAATTGGCTTAATTTTGACTTTAATATTTCCAACTCTATCAATTTGCTCTATAAAAAAGTCACTTAACTCTTTTTTAGCAAAAAATTGCCATCTACCTTTTCCATCAGTGATTATGTCGCCAAAAGTATCAGTTTCTAATCCCGAATTAGCCAAAGTTCCTAAAATAGAACTATGATTCAATTGTGAGAATTTTTCAGGATACTCAATTTCAAATGGAATAATTTGATAATCGTCTGGCCTTAAATTATCCCATTCCAAATTGAGATAAACTCGCTTTTTTTCAGCATCTTTATAACCACCAAATTCTTGAATAAAAGCTTCATTCCCCACAATTGTTTTTAAAATATCTCTTTTCCCAGGATCCAAAAAGTCAGTTAAAATTGCTTCATTTTTAAAAATCAACTGATTAAAAAGACCAACAAATCGGTCGATTGTTGGTCTTTCTTCTTTTTCAAAATGTGGGTAAAAGCTACTAGCTTGTCTACGTTGCATTAGCCGACTAACCTAAATAAAATTCTAAAAATCCAAACCAAAACATAATCTTGAACAAAGTATAGAACTAATAAAGCTAAAATTGGTGAAAAATCAATCCCCGTTGAAAAGGCTAATTTTGCAAGCGGACCCCGTCTGAATAAATTTAGATAGGGATTCACCACTTTATCAATCCACTGTCCAACTACAGAATTACTGAGGGCTGGAACCCAACTAAGAATGGCATTAATTACAATAAATATGCTGTAGAGCCAAAAAATCCATCTAATAACAGTATATATACTGTACAATATACTTCCCATTAACTTAAATTATCTTTCTTATCTACTAATTCACTAATTTTTCCATCAGTTGAGAATTTAGGAGGAGTGGCTAAAAAGATCTTATCTCCGATACGTTGAATTTCACCTTTTAAGGCATAAACTGTCCCGGTAATAAAATCAACAATTCTTCTAGCGGAACTATCTTCCATTCTACTAAAGTTAATAATAACAGCCTTATTGTTCAATAAATTTTGTGCAACATCTTTTGCATCGGAAAAAACCCGAGGTTCATACAAAACAATTTTGCTTTGAGCTGAAGTACTCATACCGGATTTAATCGAAAGAATATTATCTCGATTGATAGTATTCATAGGAATGCTATTATCTTCCTCAGTCTCGCGACGTTCAGTATATTCTTCATTATCGTACATCTCATCTTCATCGTTAGAGATGCCGAAGAATCTACCTAATTTATCAAAAGCCATGTAGCCTTACCTCCTCTATATCCTAGTTTTCACCACGATGTTTGAAAAATGGAATATCATCATTATCATCATCACTTTGTACACTAGTTTCGATTTGAGAAATGCTCTTTTGATCATCACTACTCATAGAATCAAAATTATTATCTTGTTTTTGAGGTTCAGGTTGCACATTTCTTCTTTGACTTTGGTCACTATTACCCAAGCCCCATACACTAGTTGGATCAACCATAGTTTCATGTTGTTGAGCAGATTGATCTGGTTCCACAGTTTGATGTGGTTGAACTGGTTGCTTAACTTCAGAATGAGGTTTAGCAGTTTGAACTTGAGAATTAGTTTCACTTGAAGTTGAGTTATCAGTTCTTGCTTCTGCTTTAATTTGGTGACTTCTACCTGGAAGTTGCTTTGAGGCAGCTTCTTCAGCAGCAGAATCAATACCAGTAGCAATTACAGTAACTACTACTTCATCCCCTAAGTTAGGATTGATTGAAGTACCAAAGATAATGTTAACATCATCACCAGCTGCTTTTGAAACAATTTCTGATGCATCTTGAGCTTCAAACAAAGTTAAGTCTGGACCCCCAGTAATGTTAAGAAGAACTTGTTTAGCACCATCAATTGACACTTCCAAAAGTGGAGAAGAAATCGCCAACTTAGTAGCTTCCACAGTTCTGTTTTCACCGCTTGCACGACCAATTCCCATTAAAGCTGCACCTTGGTTTTCCATTACTGTTTTAACATCAGCAAAGTCCAAGTTGACATAATCTGTTGAAGTAATCAAATCAGAAATGCCTTGTACACCTTGCTTTAAAACATTATCAGCTTCTTTGAAAGCATCCATCATCGGAGTCTTCTTATCAACCATTTCAAGTAAACGGTTATTAGCAATAATAACAAGGGTATCAACATATTGCTTTAATTGAGTAATGCCTTCTGCCGCATTTCTAGAACGCTTAGGGCCTTCAAAACTGAATGGACGTGTAACAACACCAACTGTTAATGCGCCTGTTTCACGGGCAATTTTAGCCACTACAGGAGCAGCACCAGTTCCAGTACCGCCTCCCATACCAGCAGTAATGAAGATCATATCTGCACCTTTCAATGCATCTTCAATTGTTTGTTCACTTTCTTCAGCGGCCTTTTGACCTACTTCAGGATGTGAACCTGCACCTAAACCTCTAGTAAGCTTTGGTCCAAGTTGAATCTTGTTTTCTGCTTTATTGCTATTTAATGCTTGTACATCAGTGTTAGCTGCAATAAATGAAACACCTTGAACGCCATCATCAATCATTCGATTGACAGCATTGCCGCCGGCGCCACCAACACCAATCACCTTAATGACAGCATTTTTATTGTCATCTGAATCGAACGTAAAATCCATCGAATTAACCA includes:
- a CDS encoding NUDIX hydrolase, with amino-acid sequence MDLKETEISSQHIFKGRIVDLSVRTIELPNGETSTREVIKHRPAAGVIAINKDKKMLLVEQWREPIKQLTLEIPAGLIDSTDATPLDAMKRELNEEGGYQADYWEEITEFYSSLGFTDEKMYLFYCDTLTKLEEKRSLDSDEFLTTHWYSLEELKKLVAEKKIVDAKTLYAIALWENMLLTGAPSKKEND
- a CDS encoding cold-shock protein, yielding MRLGTVKQFDKGSSYGFIEDDQNHKSYFVFYTAIKEEGYKRLEVGQRVEFQLAQGKNGLQCVNVYLA
- the ileS gene encoding isoleucine--tRNA ligase encodes the protein MRIKDTLNLGKTKFKMRGNLPVREAEWQKQWEDNDLYEQRLKLNEGKPRFDLHDGPPFANGNIHMGHALNKISKDIIVRFKNMDGYYAPYVPGWDTHGLPVEQQLAKKGVDRKTMDRAKYRELCRQFAEEQIQKQMADFKRLGVMADWKHPYITLQPEFEAEEIRVFGEMFKKGYIYKGKKPVYWSWSSESTLAEAEVEYHDIKSPRIYVAFPIKDGKGILDSDTSLVIWTTTPWTIPSNVGITVNPKFDYSVVEVNGKKYVIGADRLAAVAEDLGWKDYKVLKTLKGTDFDRMTYQHPLYDVTGLVMNDTYVTDDDGTGLVHNATGFGEDDYNVGRRYGLPVFSPMDAQGRFTEEVPDPDLVGMFYDDANKVVADKLEKAGALLKLSFFTHSYPHDWRTKKPVIYRATTQWFASIDKFRDQILDQIEKSEFIPSWGKTRLYNMIKDRGDWVISRQRAWGVPLPIFYAEDDTPIVTPETIEHVAQIFEKEGSNAWYTHTAEELLPEGFKSEHSPNGKFRKETDILDVWFDSGSSWAGVMKYRDGLNFPADLYLEGSDQYRGWFNSSLITSVAVTGLAPYKEVLSQGFVLDDKGHKMSKSLGNVISPNDVIKKMGAEIIRLWVAQADTTSDVAVSYDILKQASESYRKIRNTFRYMLANTSDFDPKENRVAYNELRSVDQYMEVKLNNLIKESLDAYNKFDFTTVYKKIFKFISNDLSAFYLDFAKDVLYIEAKNSHARRSMQTVIYDAAVKLAKILTPILPHTMEEIWGFLKEDEEYVQLANMPEVETYENSDELLENWSKFMSLRDDVLKALEDARNQKLIGKSFEAAVTIYPDKETKAMLDELNADFRQILIVSDLTISDEEAPEDAEKLKNAAIVVKHADGEVCPRCRMIRTDIGVDPKLPMLCGRCAEIVEEDYPEAVQEGLEK
- a CDS encoding DivIVA domain-containing protein, with the translated sequence MADEKTQVDQLTPMDIHNKEFKRRGRNGYDRYEVDSFLDKIVDNYGDALDEVVDLKNEIVSLNTKVEQLQEKADAYDEKRKQLQDSLISAQEAADIIKEKAHQEADDIVNNAKEQAIIDANYEKQQKDVIADDYKRLKQEIGEFRSHMQAMLQKQIDNLNDDEWQQALDQYFKTDRFYPDDGSEPIPVADDEDVEDDDDEVIEQDDVDKQAPDDVNSYQDPSEGEEEPKPMTGDSPDTEQVDVPKPAPKKRSGTTIVFPDDYKDK
- a CDS encoding RNA-binding protein, which gives rise to MQRRQASSFYPHFEKEERPTIDRFVGLFNQLIFKNEAILTDFLDPGKRDILKTIVGNEAFIQEFGGYKDAEKKRVYLNLEWDNLRPDDYQIIPFEIEYPEKFSQLNHSSILGTLANSGLETDTFGDIITDGKGRWQFFAKKELSDFFIEQIDRVGNIKVKIKPISFKDVLIPQDDSLEKNIIINSLRIDAFLAGISKDSRGQIQKAIDSKLVKLNWHEIQDSNIMVNVNDIVSLRHFGRIVISNISATKKGKYKVVLKLWQTKKHK
- a CDS encoding YggT family protein, which gives rise to MGSILYSIYTVIRWIFWLYSIFIVINAILSWVPALSNSVVGQWIDKVVNPYLNLFRRGPLAKLAFSTGIDFSPILALLVLYFVQDYVLVWIFRILFRLVG
- a CDS encoding cell division protein SepF; its protein translation is MAFDKLGRFFGISNDEDEMYDNEEYTERRETEEDNSIPMNTINRDNILSIKSGMSTSAQSKIVLYEPRVFSDAKDVAQNLLNNKAVIINFSRMEDSSARRIVDFITGTVYALKGEIQRIGDKIFLATPPKFSTDGKISELVDKKDNLS
- the ftsZ gene encoding cell division protein FtsZ, translating into MDFTFDSDDNKNAVIKVIGVGGAGGNAVNRMIDDGVQGVSFIAANTDVQALNSNKAENKIQLGPKLTRGLGAGSHPEVGQKAAEESEQTIEDALKGADMIFITAGMGGGTGTGAAPVVAKIARETGALTVGVVTRPFSFEGPKRSRNAAEGITQLKQYVDTLVIIANNRLLEMVDKKTPMMDAFKEADNVLKQGVQGISDLITSTDYVNLDFADVKTVMENQGAALMGIGRASGENRTVEATKLAISSPLLEVSIDGAKQVLLNITGGPDLTLFEAQDASEIVSKAAGDDVNIIFGTSINPNLGDEVVVTVIATGIDSAAEEAASKQLPGRSHQIKAEARTDNSTSSETNSQVQTAKPHSEVKQPVQPHQTVEPDQSAQQHETMVDPTSVWGLGNSDQSQRRNVQPEPQKQDNNFDSMSSDDQKSISQIETSVQSDDDNDDIPFFKHRGEN